In a single window of the Tribolium castaneum strain GA2 chromosome 8, icTriCast1.1, whole genome shotgun sequence genome:
- the TwdlE gene encoding splicing factor 3A subunit 2: MLTVLLPFIIYLPSMMSARKWPERGFFDKRILGGGFRVACINRWRLMEVSSSVLIARRGATMKFLVVISAVLAAAYARPEAGYSYSAPSAPSSSYGAPAPQYGAPAQQPVVHKHVYVHVPPPEPEVHAPQKPIHVAAPQKHYKIIFIKAPTPPTPTAPVIPVQPQNEEKTLVYVLVKKPEEAPEIHIPTPAPTQPSKPEVYFIRYKTQKQESGGYPPSGVPESQYGAPSIPSAPSSEYGAPSGGSGGY, from the exons ATGTTGaccgtacttttacctttcaTCATCTACCTTCCATCTATGATGAGTGCAAGAAAGTGGCCTGAGAGGGGATTTTTCGACAAACGCATCCTCGGAGGTGGCTTTAGGGTGGCGTGTATAAATAGGTGGCGGCTGATGGAGGTTTCTAGTTCTGTGCTGATTGCAAGACGTGGTGCAACGATGAAATTTCTCGTG gTAATCTCCGCTGTGTTGGCGGCGGCGTACGCCCGCCCCGAAGCCGGCTACAGCTACAGCGCCCCCAGCGCCCCCAGCAGCAGCTACGGTGCCCCCGCCCCCCAATACGGCGCCCCTGCCCAACAACCCGTCGTCCATAAACACGTCTACGTCCACGTGCCGCCCCCAGAACCCGAAGTGCACGCCCCCCAAAAACCCATCCATGTCGCCGCCCCCCAGAAACACTACAAAATCATCTTCATCAAAGCCCCAACTCCCCCAACCCCCACCGCCCCCGTTATTCCCGTCCAACCACAAAACGAAGAAAAGACTCTGGTCTACGTCTTGGTCAAGAAACCGGAAGAAGCGCCCGAAATTCACATCCCCACCCCTGCCCCCACCCAGCCTAGCAAACCGGAAGTCTACTTCATCAGATACAAGACCCAG aaGCAAGAAAGTGGCGGGTACCCCCCAAGCGGAGTCCCCGAGTCTCAATACGGGGCCCCCTCTATTCCCAGTGCCCCCTCTAGCGAATACGGAGCGCCATCTGGTGGATCAGGTGGATACTAA
- the LOC658802 gene encoding uncharacterized protein LOC658802 produces MKIFVIFLGLLVAVTAQTEFPDFDEAPPGNFDVGTALLTSILGSEPVQNKLKIIFEIFDLKIRFIKLAAQVLTRHNLVLFRNFLDFVSRLCTFLMKFLPESEGETGATFLEALFPVVGLASPENPVNRVDRQAGNLTSFDEELLEKHKDEVDLVTKLIYNVP; encoded by the exons atgaaaatttttgtgata tttttgggcCTTTTGGTGGCCGTTACGGCCCAGACAGAGTTCCCGGACTTTGACGAGGCGCCCCCTGGCAATTTCGACGTCGGTACGGCCCTGCTCACCTCAATTTTGGGCTCAGAACCGGTCCAGAACAagctgaaaattattttcgaaattttcgatttaaaaattcgctttATCAAGTTGGCGGCGCAAGTCCTGACGAGGCACAACCTCGTCCTGTTCCGAAACTTTCTCGATTTCGTGTCGCGCTTGTGCACTTTCCTTATGAAGTTTTTGCCGGAAAGCGAGGGAGAGACCGGAGCCACGTTCCTGGAGGCGTTGTTTCCGGTGGTTGGGTTGGCGAGTCCGGAGAATCCGGTTAATAGGGTGGACCGGCAAGCGGGTAATTTGACGTCGTTTGACGAGGAGTTGTTGGAAAAGCATAAGGATGAGGTTGATTTGGTGACTAAGTTGATTTATAATGTGCCATAG
- the LOC658671 gene encoding farnesol dehydrogenase: MVVSMDRWVGKVAVVTGASTGIGAAIAKQLVSNGIIVVGIARRVELVQELAQELGDRKGKLHAYKADVSKEDDILKAFKWIEENLGPVHILINNAGVAKETTLVDGDTEAWRNVLDVNVLGLCIATREAIKSMKKHDIKGHIVHINSLCGHRVPNFPGMNIYPASKHAVTALTETLRQELNFVGSKIKITSVSPGLVTTEMTTLNKNLDPEKKAIVDKFPALETEDIADGVIYALGTPEHVQVHELTIKPVGEMY, encoded by the exons ATGGTCGTGTCTATGGATAGATGGGTGGGCAAGGTGGCTGTGGTGACGGGCGCTAGTACGGGAATTGGGGCGGCGATTGCCAAACAGCTCGTTTCCAATGGGATTATT GTCGTTGGCATTGCTCGGAGAGTTGAACTCGTCCAAGAGCTGGCGCAGGAACTGGGCGACAGGAAAG GTAAACTCCACGCGTATAAAGCCGACGTTTCGAAAGAAGACGACATCCTCAAGGCCTTCAAATGGATTGAGGAAAATTTGGGCCCCGTACACATACTAATAAACAATGCAGGAGTTGCTAAAGAAACAACTCTAGTAGATGGCGATACCGAAGCTTGGAGAAACGTCCTTGACGTAAACGTCCTTGGTTTATGTATTGCAACAAGAGAGGCAATCAAAAGCATGAAAAAACATGATATAAAAGGGCATATCGTTCACATTAACAGCCTGTGTGGGCATAGAGTGCCCAATTTTCCAGGCATGAATATTTACCCAGCTTCTAAACACGCAGTCACTGCACTTACAGAAACTTTAAGACAAGAATTGAATTTTGTTGGctccaaaattaaaatcacg agcGTTAGTCCTGGTCTAGTAACCACTGAAATGACAACTCTCAATAAAAACCTAGATCCTGAGAAGAAGGCAATTGTTGATAAGTTTCCAGCTCTGGAGACTGAAGATATCGCAGATGGCGTTATCTACGCTTTGGGCACCCCTGAACACGTCCAG gtCCACGAATTGACCATCAAACCAGTTGGGGAAATGTACTaa
- the LOC103312190 gene encoding uncharacterized protein LOC103312190 — translation MKLLYTTLIFHSLISTFCTKLPSSFKKCDYKNPNFNQCLTEAIQTALVQLNHPMVGLPSLDPLMVEKFSIGAGTGPVGVQENFQNAKLYGFTKGIVQNADLSLNPSQMHLNFTITMPQFKILAQYQLEGQLLLIPVHGKGDATLLLKNVTGVAFLPLEKYTKKGLTHLRIVDGKVTLPKTDLLYMNFQNRENRSQEFSDMINKVLNDIWQAIFNDVKSGYESFFTEITVSLAGKFFDKVPLSEMLDNVE, via the exons ATGAAGCTTTTATACACCACACTAATATTTCATTCGCTCATTTCAACATTTTGCACTAAACTAC cttcaagtttcaaaaaatgtgattataAAAACCCAAACTTTAACCAGTGTTTAACTGAAGCCATTCAAACCGCTCTGGTCCAGCTTAACCATCCGATGGTTGGACTACCATCACTGGACCCTCTGATGGTTGAAAAGTTCTCAATAGGCGCAGGGACGGGCCCAGTGGGCGTCCaggaaaatttccaaaatgcAAAACTTTATGGATTTACGAAAGGAATTGTGCAAAATGCAGA TTTGAGCTTAAACCCAAGTCAAATGCACTTGAATTTTACGATAACGATGCCccagtttaaaattttggccCAGTACCAGCTCGAGGGCCAATTGCTACTGATTCCGGTCCATGGCAAGGGCGACGCCACCCTTTTGTTAA AGAACGTGACAGGTGTGGCCTTCCTCCCGCTGGAAAAATACACGAAAAAAGGGCTCACTCATTTGAGAATTGTGGACGGAAAAGTGACACTTCCCAAAACTGATCTACTTTACATGAATTTCCAAAATCGGGAAAATCGTAGCCAGGAATTTTCCGATATGATTAATAAGGTGCTTAACGACATCTGGCAAGCGATTTTCAATGATGTGAAAAGTGGTTACGAGAGTTTTTTCACGGAAATTACCGTCAGTTTAGCTGGAAAATTTTTCGACAAAGTGCCACTCAGTGAAATGCTCGATAATGTAGAAtga